Proteins encoded together in one Hemiscyllium ocellatum isolate sHemOce1 chromosome 31, sHemOce1.pat.X.cur, whole genome shotgun sequence window:
- the polr2j gene encoding DNA-directed RNA polymerase II subunit RPB11-a: MNAPPAFESFLLFEGEKKITIIKDTKVPNACLFTINKEDHTLGNTIRSQLLKDPQVLFAGYKVPHPLEHKIVIRVQTTPDYSPQEAFTNAITDLISELSLLEERFRVAIKDKQEGIE, translated from the exons ATGAATGCGCCGCCGGCTTTCGAGAGTTTTCTGCTTTTCGAGGGAGAGAAGAA GATAACAATAATAAAAGACACAAAAGTACCAAATGCCTGCTTGTTCACCATTAACAAGGAGGACCACACCCTGGGTAACACAATCAGATC GCAGCTGCTGAAAGATCCTCAGGTGTTATTTGCAGGTTACAAGGTCCCCCATCCTCTAGAACACAAAATTGTTATTCGTGTGCAGACCACTCCTGACTACAGTCCACAAGAAGCCTTTACAAACGCCATCACCGATCTGATCAGTGAACTGTCACTATTGGAGGAACGGTTCAGA GTTGCCATCAAAGACAAACAAGAAGGAATTGAATGA